One genomic segment of Brassica napus cultivar Da-Ae chromosome A3, Da-Ae, whole genome shotgun sequence includes these proteins:
- the LOC125594917 gene encoding probable arabinosyltransferase ARAD1 yields MVGKQQNHSSPRFRSKSPILTLSLFSLSLLVIVYTFSPSVSYPNPSHKTETSFVASLEQLLIHRAPMLTSQVRDDTVRGESDDDDLRKLDSMVSESPGYPTGFPVKVYIYEMPKKFTFDLLWLFHNTYKETSNATSNGSPVHRLIEQHSIDYWLWADLISPESQRRLKSVVRVDQQQDADFFYVPFFTTISFFLLEKQQCKALYREALKWVTDQPAWKRSEGRDHIFPIHHPWSFKTVRKFVKNAIWLLPDMDSTGNWYKPGQVSLEKDLVLPYVPNVDRCDAKCLSESAPMRTTLLFFRGRLKRNAGGKIRAKLGAELSGVKDVIITEGTAGEGGKLAAQDGMRRSLFCLCPAGDTPSSARLFDAIVSGCIPVIVSDELELPFEGILDYRKVAVIVSSSDAIQPGWLVNHLRSLIPSDVKKFQNSLAQYSRHFIYSSPAQPLGPEDLTWRMIAGKLVNIRLHTRRSQRVVKGSRSICRCDCWRPNSTASNPLSPLLP; encoded by the exons ATGGTTGGCAAACAGCAGAATCATTCTTCCCCCAGATTCAGATCTAAATCTCCAATCCTCACACTCTCACTCTTCTCCTTATCTCTACTCGTCATCGTCTACACCTTCTCTCCCTCCGTTTCCTATCCGAACCCGTCGCACAAAACAGAGACCTCCTTCGTTGCCTCCCTTGAGCAACTTTTGATCCACAGAGCGCCGATGCTTACGTCACAAGTTAGAGACGACACGGTGCGTGGCgagagtgatgatgatgatctgagAAAGCTCGATTCGATGGTGTCTGAGAGCCCGGGATACCCTACCGGGTTTCCGGTTAAGGTCTACATCTACGAGATGCCAAAGAAGTTCACTTTCGATCTCCTCTGGTTGTTTCACAACACTTACAAAGAGACCTCCAACGCCACCTCTAACGGTAGCCCTGTGCATCGCCTCATCGAACAG CATTCTATTGATTATTGGCTCTGGGCCGATCTGATCTCTCCTGAATCCCAACGGCGTTTGAAAAGTGTCGTGAGAGTTGATCAGCAGCAAGATGCAGACTTTTTCTATGTTCCGTTCTTCACCACaatcagcttcttcttgttggAGAAGCAGCAATGCAAAGCACTCTATCGG GAAGCATTGAAGTGGGTCACTGATCAGCCTGCTTGGAAAAGATCTGAGGGAAGGGATCATATCTTTCCTATTCACCATCCCTGGTCTTTCAAGACGGTTCGTAAATTTGTGAAGAACGCTATCTGGCTTTTACCGGACATGGACTCCACTGGGAACTG gtataagcctgggcaaGTATCATTAGAGAAAGACCTAGTTCTTCCTTATGTTCCCAATGTTGATAGATGCGATGCTAAATGCTTGTCGGAAAGTGCACCAATGAGGACCACACTTCTTTTTTTCCGAGGACGGCTTAAGAGGAATGCT GGAGGCAAAATACGTGCCAAGCTTGGTGCAGAACTAAGTGGTGTCAAGGATGTAATCATCACTGAGGGGACTGCCGGCGAGGGAGGGAAATTGGCAGCTCAGGACGGCATGCGTAG GTCTTTATTCTGTCTGTGTCCTGCTGGTGACACACCATCCTCGGCAAGATTGTTTGACGCCATTGTCAGTGGCTGTATACCTGTTATAGTCAGTGACGAGTTAGAACTTCCTTTTGAAGGAATACTTGATTACAGGAAG GTTGCTGTGATTGTTTCTTCTAGTGATGCAATACAACCAGGGTGGCTTGTGAATCATCTGAGAAGCCTTATACCCTCCGACGTCAAGAAATTCCAGAATAGTCTTGCTCAA TACTCGCGGCATTTCATATATTCCAGCCCTGCTCAGCCATTAGGCCCAGAGGATTTGACATGGAGAATG ATAGCAGGAAAGCTGGTGAACATCAGGCTCCACACGAGGAGATCACAACGGGTGGTGAAAGGATCCAGGAGTATATGCAGATGCGATTGCTGGAGACCTAACTCTACAGCCTCCAATCCTCTGAGTCCTCTCTTGCCTTAA
- the LOC125594933 gene encoding centromere protein V-like, with amino-acid sequence MESELVLHEGGCHCGKIKWRVKASRRVVAWSCNCTDCSMRGNVHFIVPSGDFELLDDSKDFITTYTFGTHTAKHTFCKVCGITSFYIPRSNPDGIAVTVKCVKPGTLDHVEIRTYDGLNWEKSHKETGIASFSKES; translated from the coding sequence ATGGAATCAGAGTTGGTACTTCATGAAGGAGGATGCCATTGTGGGAAAATCAAATGGAGAGTGAAAGCATCAAGAAGAGTGGTGGCATGGAGCTGCAACTGCACAGACTGTTCCATGAGAGGCAACGTTCATTTCATTGTTCCTTCAGGCGACTTTGAGCTTCTCGATGATTCCAAAGATTTCATCACCACTTACACTTTTGGGACTCACACGGCGAAGCATACTTTCTGCAAGGTCTGTGGGATCACATCCTTTTATATCCCGAGGTCTAACCCCGATGGCATCGCAGTCACGGTTAAGTGTGTCAAGCCAGGGACACTGGACCACGTCGAGATTAGAACCTATGATGGTCTAAACTGGGAAAAGTCGCACAAAGAGACCGGTATTGCCTCGTTCTCCAAAGAGTCATGA
- the LOC125594941 gene encoding uncharacterized protein LOC125594941 has product MASEGAKDPWKGEEWGTSENQDQNQKKQKKPSGGVKMVARARKQMPRGLEDKYEAYFLPRKPWPKALAFYGSFILGGIGAGMLIETWINKKVKEDGGVIWEFDK; this is encoded by the coding sequence ATGGCAAGTGAAGGAGCGAAGGATCCATGGAAAGGAGAAGAGTGGGGGACGAGTGAGAATCAGGATCAGAAtcagaagaagcagaagaagccAAGTGGTGGTGTGAAAATGGTGGCGAGAGCGAGAAAGCAGATGCCAAGGGGACTCGAAGACAAGTACGAAGCTTACTTCCTGCCGCGAAAGCCATGGCCAAAGGCTCTTGCCTTCTATGGAAGCTTCATCCTTGGTGGGATCGGTGCTGGTATGCTTATAGAAACTTGGATCAACAAAAAGGTCAAAGAAGATGGCGGAGTCATTTGGGAATTCGATAAATGA